A single region of the Aeromicrobium chenweiae genome encodes:
- a CDS encoding IclR family transcriptional regulator, giving the protein MSNEVARPEGTKAVTSAVQSVDRALSILEILAQDGESGVTEIAAQLDVHKSTAFRLIATLERRGLVEQNADRGKYRLGVGILRLAGATTARLDVVQEARPLARALAASTRETVNIAVLSEGAALYLDQIAGSSSLQPHNWVGQRIPLHATANGKVLLSGLDPAEITAAVGTPLRPYTPTTVTTIKALLVDVDAVRRAGHAVAVDELEHGLTAVAAPLHNAHGDVIASLSVSGPTFRFDEERLADVVRSVVGTAQEVSERLGWRDGHGGRVPENA; this is encoded by the coding sequence ATGAGCAACGAGGTGGCTCGTCCCGAGGGGACGAAGGCCGTCACCAGCGCGGTCCAGTCCGTCGATCGGGCGCTCTCCATCCTGGAGATCCTCGCCCAGGACGGCGAGTCCGGGGTCACGGAGATCGCCGCCCAGCTGGACGTGCACAAGTCCACCGCGTTCCGCCTGATCGCGACCCTCGAGCGCCGCGGTCTGGTGGAGCAGAATGCCGATCGCGGCAAGTACCGCCTCGGGGTCGGCATCCTGCGGCTCGCCGGCGCCACCACGGCACGGCTCGACGTCGTGCAGGAGGCCCGCCCGCTCGCCCGGGCGCTGGCCGCCTCGACCCGCGAGACGGTCAACATCGCGGTCCTGTCCGAGGGGGCGGCGCTCTACCTGGATCAGATCGCCGGCAGCTCGTCGCTGCAGCCCCACAACTGGGTCGGCCAGCGCATCCCGCTGCACGCGACCGCCAACGGCAAGGTGCTCCTGTCGGGCCTCGACCCGGCCGAGATCACCGCCGCCGTCGGCACTCCCCTGCGTCCGTACACCCCCACGACTGTCACCACGATCAAGGCGCTCCTGGTCGACGTCGACGCCGTGCGCCGGGCCGGTCACGCCGTCGCGGTCGACGAGCTGGAGCACGGCCTGACCGCTGTCGCGGCACCCCTGCACAACGCGCACGGCGACGTGATCGCCTCGCTGTCGGTCTCGGGGCCGACGTTCCGCTTCGACGAGGAACGTCTCGCCGACGTCGTGCGGTCGGTCGTCGGGACCGCCCAGGAGGTCTCCGAACGCCTGGGCTGGCGGGACGGTCACGGCGGCCGGGTTCCCGAAAACGCTTGA
- the purU gene encoding formyltetrahydrofolate deformylase, with the protein MAADEGRPPTYLLTLSCADRPGLVFAVSSWLMQVEGNIVDSQQFDDRLGHQFFMRVHFEAAEVTLEQLRESFAPVADELGMTWHLFSAVAPYRTLVLVSRFGHCLNDLLFRQSTGALNIVVPAVVSNHRDFERLADSYDVPFHHVPVTPDTRDEAEARLLELVDELEIDLVVLARYMQVLSDTTCQRLRGQVINIHHSFLPSFKGAKPYHQAHDRGVKLIGATAHYVTPDLDEGPIIEQGVTRVNHRMTPDEMVQAGRDVEAQVLATAVQWHTEQRLLLDGSRVVVFPR; encoded by the coding sequence ATGGCGGCCGACGAGGGGCGTCCCCCGACGTACCTGCTGACGCTGTCCTGCGCCGACCGTCCGGGTCTCGTGTTCGCAGTGTCGTCCTGGCTCATGCAGGTCGAGGGCAACATCGTGGACTCGCAGCAGTTCGACGACAGGCTCGGGCACCAGTTCTTCATGCGCGTGCACTTCGAGGCGGCCGAGGTGACCCTCGAGCAGCTCCGGGAGTCCTTCGCCCCGGTCGCCGACGAGCTCGGCATGACGTGGCACCTGTTCTCGGCGGTCGCCCCGTACCGCACGCTCGTGCTCGTCTCCCGGTTCGGCCACTGCCTCAACGACCTGCTGTTCCGGCAGAGCACGGGTGCGCTCAACATCGTCGTCCCGGCGGTGGTGTCCAACCACCGCGACTTCGAGCGGCTCGCCGACTCGTACGACGTCCCGTTCCACCACGTGCCGGTCACGCCGGACACCCGGGACGAGGCCGAGGCGCGGCTGCTCGAGCTGGTCGACGAGCTCGAGATCGACCTGGTGGTTCTCGCGCGCTACATGCAGGTGCTGTCGGACACCACCTGCCAGCGCCTGCGGGGGCAGGTCATCAACATCCACCACTCGTTCCTGCCGAGCTTCAAGGGCGCCAAGCCGTACCACCAGGCGCACGACCGCGGGGTCAAGCTGATCGGCGCCACCGCGCACTACGTGACCCCGGACCTCGACGAGGGGCCGATCATCGAGCAGGGCGTGACCCGGGTCAACCACCGGATGACGCCCGACGAGATGGTGCAGGCCGGCCGCGACGTGGAGGCGCAGGTGCTCGCGACGGCCGTCCAGTGGCACACCGAGCAGCGGCTGCTGCTGGACGGTTCCCGGGTCGTGGTCTTCCCGCGCTGA
- a CDS encoding trimethylamine methyltransferase family protein, with protein MFKNTMPRYEILSEDAMASLETAWRRLMTEVGVEFMHDDALELFRQAGQKVVDNTVFLDPEFVLAQVAKAPREFDVQARNPANNVHIGGDFMAFSGVYGPPFVREGAVRRDAMMDDFRNFTKLAQGYDELDSAGGIICEPYDTPLDSRHLDMLLALQTLTDKVYMGNVVSGVNARDTIAMGEILFGGREAIEETPVSISLINCNSPLRWDDRMLESLLEYAKAGQPVVLTPFILMGAMSPVTIPAALVQQIVEALSGIALAQLIRPGTPVIFGSFLSNIDMQSGSPCFGTPESGIGLLCTGQIARRFGLPFRSGGGLTSAHQADAQAGYESLMTLMPTFLAGANWVMHSAGWLEGGLVAGYEKFVMDVELLQMLRAEFTPLEIDEASLAFDAHVEVGHGGHFLGAMHTMERFRTCFHRPFLSSSDNFDKWTRNGSLDTNERASVIYRKRLEEYEPPPMDDGIREELERYVIRRRAELGD; from the coding sequence ATGTTCAAGAACACGATGCCGCGCTACGAGATCCTGTCCGAGGACGCGATGGCGTCCCTGGAGACCGCGTGGCGCCGCCTGATGACCGAGGTCGGCGTCGAGTTCATGCACGACGACGCCCTCGAGCTGTTCCGCCAGGCCGGCCAGAAGGTGGTCGACAACACGGTCTTCCTGGACCCCGAGTTCGTGCTCGCCCAGGTCGCCAAGGCCCCGCGCGAGTTCGACGTCCAGGCCCGCAACCCCGCCAACAACGTGCACATCGGCGGCGACTTCATGGCGTTCAGCGGCGTCTACGGGCCGCCGTTCGTCCGCGAGGGAGCGGTCCGGCGGGACGCGATGATGGACGACTTCCGCAACTTCACCAAGCTCGCCCAGGGCTACGACGAGCTCGACTCCGCGGGCGGCATCATCTGCGAGCCGTACGACACGCCGCTCGACTCGCGGCACCTCGACATGCTGCTCGCCCTGCAGACGCTGACCGACAAGGTCTACATGGGCAACGTGGTGTCGGGGGTCAACGCCCGCGACACGATCGCGATGGGCGAGATCCTGTTCGGCGGCCGGGAGGCCATCGAGGAGACGCCGGTCTCGATCTCCCTGATCAACTGCAACTCCCCGCTGCGCTGGGACGACCGCATGCTCGAGTCGTTGCTGGAGTACGCCAAGGCCGGGCAGCCTGTCGTCCTGACCCCGTTCATCCTGATGGGCGCGATGTCACCCGTCACGATCCCGGCCGCCCTCGTGCAGCAGATCGTCGAGGCGCTGTCCGGCATCGCGCTGGCGCAGCTCATCCGGCCCGGCACGCCGGTGATCTTCGGCTCGTTCCTGTCCAACATCGACATGCAGTCGGGCTCGCCGTGCTTCGGCACCCCGGAGTCCGGCATCGGCCTGCTGTGCACGGGCCAGATCGCCCGCCGGTTCGGGCTGCCGTTCCGCTCCGGCGGCGGCCTGACCTCGGCCCACCAGGCCGATGCGCAGGCCGGCTACGAGTCGCTCATGACGTTGATGCCGACGTTCCTGGCGGGCGCCAACTGGGTCATGCACTCGGCCGGGTGGCTCGAGGGCGGGCTCGTCGCCGGCTACGAGAAGTTCGTGATGGACGTCGAGCTCCTGCAGATGCTGCGGGCCGAGTTCACCCCCCTGGAGATCGACGAGGCGTCGCTCGCGTTCGACGCGCACGTCGAGGTGGGCCACGGCGGGCACTTCCTCGGCGCGATGCACACGATGGAGCGCTTCCGCACGTGCTTCCACCGCCCGTTCCTGTCCAGCTCGGACAACTTCGACAAGTGGACCCGCAACGGCTCGCTCGACACCAACGAGCGGGCGTCGGTCATCTACCGCAAGCGGCTGGAGGAGTACGAGCCGCCGCCGATGGACGACGGCATCCGCGAGGAGCTGGAGCGCTACGTCATCCGCCGCCGCGCCGAGCTCGGCGACTGA
- a CDS encoding IclR family transcriptional regulator, translating to MSNGTQSLDRAAELLSLVVRAEEPITYTSIVEQTGLARSTASRLLQSLERNGLLERDPDGAFRGGALFEHYARRFDRVEALVATAQPTLDRIAEATGETVNLAVARGGTVVQVAQVDSTYMLGAMNWVGIDVPPHCSSLGKVMHAFGALPLPKGELVRRSPATITDLDAYREELDAVRGRGFAITRGELEQGLDGVAAPVRGDDQRVVAAVGVSGPAFRLEDSHKSIGDLLVTESQRLTGLLARHARKVSPS from the coding sequence ATGAGCAACGGCACGCAGTCCCTCGACCGAGCGGCCGAGCTGTTGTCGCTCGTGGTCCGCGCCGAGGAGCCGATCACCTACACCTCGATCGTGGAGCAGACCGGGCTGGCCAGGTCGACGGCTTCGCGCCTGCTGCAGAGCCTCGAGCGCAACGGCCTGCTCGAGCGCGACCCCGACGGAGCCTTTCGCGGTGGGGCCCTGTTCGAGCACTACGCGCGCCGGTTCGACCGCGTCGAAGCACTGGTGGCGACCGCGCAGCCCACGCTCGACCGGATCGCCGAGGCGACCGGCGAGACCGTCAACCTCGCCGTGGCGCGTGGCGGCACCGTCGTCCAGGTTGCCCAGGTGGACTCGACCTACATGCTCGGCGCGATGAACTGGGTGGGCATCGACGTGCCCCCGCACTGCTCGTCCCTCGGCAAGGTCATGCATGCGTTCGGCGCTCTGCCACTGCCCAAGGGCGAGCTGGTGCGCCGGTCGCCGGCGACCATCACGGACCTCGACGCGTACCGCGAGGAGCTGGACGCCGTGCGCGGCAGGGGGTTCGCGATCACCCGCGGCGAGCTGGAGCAGGGGCTCGACGGCGTCGCCGCCCCCGTCCGCGGTGACGACCAGCGGGTCGTCGCGGCCGTCGGCGTGTCCGGGCCGGCCTTCCGGCTCGAGGACTCCCACAAGAGCATCGGTGACCTGCTGGTGACCGAGTCCCAACGGCTGACCGGGCTGCTCGCCCGGCACGCACGAAAGGTTTCTCCGTCATGA
- a CDS encoding corrinoid protein: MTPQEVLQGLYDETLVGNAPRVLELTNLGIEMDMGPETLLFDALIPSLEEVGARFERGDFFVPEMLIAGRAMSGALDVLRPLLAETGAETVGTFLMGTVKGDVHDIGKNLVNIMLEGAGFHVIDLGVQVPPEKFIDAINEHHPDIVGMSAFLTTTMPMFKANINALEKAGMRDQVIVMVGGAPVTQEYADAVGADAYAPDASATVKKAKALIAERRASVAV, encoded by the coding sequence ATGACACCACAAGAAGTGCTGCAAGGGCTGTACGACGAGACGCTGGTCGGCAACGCCCCGCGCGTGCTCGAGCTGACGAACCTCGGGATCGAGATGGACATGGGGCCCGAGACCCTGCTGTTCGACGCCCTCATCCCGTCGCTCGAGGAGGTCGGCGCCCGGTTCGAGCGCGGTGACTTCTTCGTCCCCGAGATGCTGATCGCCGGACGCGCGATGAGCGGTGCGCTCGACGTGCTGCGTCCCCTGCTGGCCGAGACCGGCGCCGAGACCGTCGGCACGTTCCTGATGGGCACGGTCAAGGGCGACGTGCACGACATCGGCAAGAACCTCGTCAACATCATGCTCGAGGGTGCGGGCTTCCACGTGATCGACCTGGGCGTGCAGGTGCCGCCGGAGAAGTTCATCGACGCGATCAACGAGCACCACCCCGACATCGTCGGGATGTCGGCGTTCCTCACCACGACGATGCCGATGTTCAAGGCCAACATCAACGCGCTCGAGAAGGCCGGCATGCGCGACCAGGTCATCGTGATGGTCGGCGGTGCCCCGGTGACCCAGGAGTACGCCGACGCGGTGGGTGCCGACGCCTACGCACCCGACGCGTCCGCCACGGTCAAGAAGGCCAAGGCACTGATCGCCGAGCGCCGCGCGTCCGTCGCGGTCTGA
- a CDS encoding dihydropteroate synthase codes for MHTVIRSASQEVVLGHDQKFCIIGERINPTGRRIFQEQLRAGDLSAIERDVAAQVAGGAMVLDVNMGVPLTDEADLLGRAIRLVQSTCDLPICIDSSVVEALEVGLQAYEGRALVNSITAEDDRMAAILPLVKKYDAAVIALPNDHDEIPMEPEKRIELVEKIVRVATTEYGIALEDIVIDPLAMPIGADPQVGRSFFNTVSMIRERWGLNTTCGAGNNSFGMPGRDDLGASFLPMAIASGLTSAIMDARSPRMVRAVKAADVVMGNDEWGMAWISEHRAAQAAEKAAQEAASA; via the coding sequence GTGCACACCGTCATCCGATCGGCCAGCCAGGAGGTCGTGCTCGGTCACGACCAGAAGTTCTGCATCATCGGCGAGCGCATCAACCCGACGGGTCGACGCATCTTCCAGGAGCAGCTGCGCGCCGGCGACCTGTCGGCGATCGAGCGTGACGTCGCGGCCCAGGTGGCCGGCGGCGCGATGGTGCTCGACGTCAACATGGGCGTCCCGCTGACCGACGAGGCCGACCTCCTGGGGCGGGCGATCAGGCTGGTCCAGAGCACGTGCGACCTGCCGATCTGCATCGACTCCTCGGTGGTCGAGGCGCTCGAGGTGGGGCTCCAGGCGTACGAGGGCCGGGCGCTGGTCAACTCGATCACCGCCGAGGACGACCGGATGGCGGCGATCCTCCCGCTGGTCAAGAAGTACGACGCCGCGGTGATCGCGCTGCCCAACGACCACGACGAGATCCCGATGGAGCCGGAGAAGCGGATCGAGCTGGTCGAGAAGATCGTCCGCGTCGCGACGACCGAGTACGGCATCGCGCTGGAGGACATCGTCATCGACCCGCTCGCGATGCCGATCGGCGCCGACCCGCAGGTGGGACGCTCGTTCTTCAACACGGTCTCGATGATCCGGGAGCGGTGGGGCCTCAACACGACGTGCGGGGCGGGCAACAACTCGTTCGGCATGCCCGGTCGCGACGACCTGGGTGCCTCGTTCCTGCCGATGGCGATCGCGTCGGGCCTGACGTCGGCGATCATGGACGCCCGCAGCCCCCGCATGGTCCGCGCGGTCAAGGCCGCCGACGTGGTGATGGGCAACGACGAGTGGGGCATGGCCTGGATCTCCGAGCACCGGGCGGCACAGGCTGCCGAGAAGGCGGCCCAGGAGGCGGCGAGCGCCTGA
- a CDS encoding ASKHA domain-containing protein — MTQQPRRSRAIHVDEDAEQEAHPEWDGTGRLRLRFTPADREVRVPPAVSVFDAASWNGIAVDSTCGGHGTCKKCKVKILDGTVPVSPMDQRAFGPDQLADGWRLACLAAVHTDLAIEIPPLTTRPKAATVGVGRQVILRPAIQKRYVELAEPTLSDQVPDVDRLLAAIDDLEPTVSLHALRRIPSVLRAADWKVTAVVVGDQLIDVEPGDTSATHHALAFDLGTTTVVATLLDTATGTPVAVASMLNKQQPFGGDVITRISATMMDPDVLPRLTELAKDTLAELTENVCTEAGIDRAQVYEIALAGNATMVSLLLGIDPEPIGVAPFILSSRSTPTVAAADLGVAIHPAAPAYVLPSLGAYVGGDIVAGTLASGMDRDKRLRLFIDVGTNCEIVLGDGERLLSTAAPAGPAFEGGQIRCGMRAADGAIEVVTLSDDDVALQVIGDVEPKGLCGSGLVDAVSELVRVGLLDSSGRLISQDAARELLPKLAGRLLQIGQERVFVLHWAGAEGDVSESTYISQRDVRELQFAKAAISTGWTLLLEEMGVNAADVQQVLLAGSFGSYLSPASAIRIGLVPSLPVLRIVSAGNVAGEGAKMTLLSQAERAGADALLKEVSYVELSDRPDFNDRFVDLLAFP, encoded by the coding sequence ATGACCCAGCAGCCGCGCCGTTCCCGGGCGATCCACGTCGACGAGGACGCCGAGCAGGAGGCCCATCCCGAGTGGGACGGGACGGGCCGCCTGCGGCTGCGGTTCACCCCCGCCGACCGGGAGGTGCGCGTCCCGCCGGCGGTGTCGGTGTTCGACGCGGCCAGCTGGAACGGCATCGCGGTGGACTCGACCTGCGGGGGTCACGGCACGTGCAAGAAGTGCAAGGTCAAGATCCTCGACGGCACGGTGCCGGTGTCGCCCATGGACCAGCGGGCGTTCGGGCCCGACCAGCTGGCGGACGGCTGGCGGCTGGCGTGCCTGGCGGCGGTGCACACGGACCTGGCGATCGAGATCCCGCCGCTCACGACCCGGCCCAAGGCCGCGACGGTCGGGGTGGGCCGGCAGGTCATCCTGCGTCCCGCGATCCAGAAGCGGTACGTCGAGCTGGCCGAACCCACGCTGTCCGACCAGGTTCCGGACGTCGACCGGTTGCTCGCCGCGATCGACGACCTCGAGCCGACGGTCAGCCTGCACGCGCTGCGCCGCATCCCATCTGTCCTCCGCGCAGCCGACTGGAAGGTCACCGCGGTCGTCGTCGGCGACCAGCTGATCGACGTGGAGCCGGGCGACACGTCCGCGACGCACCACGCGCTGGCGTTCGACCTCGGCACCACGACCGTCGTCGCGACGCTCCTCGACACCGCGACCGGCACGCCCGTCGCGGTCGCGTCGATGCTCAACAAGCAGCAGCCGTTCGGCGGTGACGTCATCACCCGCATCAGCGCGACGATGATGGACCCCGACGTCCTCCCGCGCCTCACCGAGCTGGCGAAGGACACGCTCGCCGAGCTCACCGAGAACGTCTGCACCGAGGCCGGCATCGACCGGGCCCAGGTCTACGAGATCGCGCTCGCCGGCAACGCGACGATGGTCTCGCTGCTGCTGGGCATCGATCCCGAGCCGATCGGCGTCGCCCCGTTCATCCTGAGCTCGCGCAGCACGCCGACCGTCGCGGCGGCCGACCTCGGCGTCGCGATCCACCCCGCGGCACCCGCGTACGTGCTGCCGTCGCTCGGTGCGTACGTGGGCGGTGACATCGTCGCGGGCACCCTGGCGTCCGGCATGGACCGCGACAAGCGTCTGCGCCTGTTCATCGACGTCGGCACCAACTGCGAGATCGTCCTCGGCGACGGGGAACGGCTGCTGTCCACCGCCGCCCCGGCCGGCCCGGCGTTCGAGGGCGGCCAGATCCGCTGCGGCATGCGTGCGGCTGACGGCGCGATCGAGGTCGTCACCCTGAGCGACGACGACGTCGCGCTGCAGGTCATCGGTGACGTCGAGCCCAAGGGCCTGTGCGGGTCAGGACTGGTCGACGCGGTGTCCGAGCTCGTGCGCGTCGGTCTGCTGGACAGCTCGGGACGCCTGATCAGCCAGGACGCCGCCCGCGAGCTGCTGCCCAAGCTGGCCGGGCGACTGCTGCAGATCGGCCAGGAACGCGTCTTCGTCCTGCACTGGGCCGGCGCGGAGGGTGACGTCTCGGAGTCGACGTACATCTCCCAGCGCGACGTCCGCGAGCTGCAGTTCGCCAAGGCGGCCATCTCCACCGGCTGGACGCTCCTGCTGGAGGAGATGGGGGTCAACGCGGCGGACGTGCAGCAGGTCCTGCTCGCGGGGTCCTTCGGGTCCTATCTCTCACCTGCCAGCGCGATCCGGATCGGTCTCGTGCCCTCGCTCCCGGTCCTGCGCATCGTCAGCGCCGGCAACGTGGCCGGGGAGGGCGCCAAGATGACGCTGCTCAGCCAGGCCGAGCGCGCCGGCGCCGATGCGCTGCTGAAGGAGGTGTCGTATGTCGAGCTCTCGGACCGACCGGACTTCAACGACCGGTTCGTCGACCTCCTCGCCTTCCCCTAG
- a CDS encoding DUF1638 domain-containing protein — MSSSRTDRTSTTGSSTSSPSPSRASGRTAVIACGAIAQPVAELVATHVWPVDVHPLPPLLHNAPHLIAAEVEELLLALRPAYGTVAIAYADCGTYGELDAVCERHGVRRLAGLHCYDVFGGTDRVRAMFEQQPGTYVLTDFLVRSFRRTVVRELGLDRHPELRDDYFQHYTRVVWLAQEPDDELRALAADAAEQLGLPLTEVDAGLGGLDRSMRALLGV, encoded by the coding sequence ATGTCGAGCTCTCGGACCGACCGGACTTCAACGACCGGTTCGTCGACCTCCTCGCCTTCCCCTAGTCGGGCCTCCGGCAGGACCGCCGTCATCGCGTGCGGCGCCATCGCGCAGCCCGTCGCCGAGCTCGTCGCGACGCACGTGTGGCCGGTCGACGTCCACCCGCTGCCGCCGTTGCTGCACAACGCGCCACACCTGATCGCGGCCGAGGTCGAGGAGCTCCTGCTCGCGCTGCGACCGGCGTACGGGACCGTCGCGATCGCCTACGCCGACTGCGGGACGTACGGGGAGCTCGACGCGGTCTGCGAGCGTCACGGCGTCCGGCGCCTGGCCGGGCTGCACTGCTACGACGTGTTCGGCGGGACCGACCGGGTGCGTGCGATGTTCGAGCAGCAGCCCGGCACGTACGTGCTGACGGACTTCCTGGTGCGGTCGTTCCGTCGCACCGTCGTGCGTGAGCTGGGCCTCGACCGGCACCCCGAGCTGCGCGACGACTACTTCCAGCACTACACGCGGGTCGTCTGGCTCGCGCAGGAGCCCGACGACGAGCTGCGTGCCCTGGCCGCGGACGCCGCCGAGCAGCTTGGCCTGCCGCTGACCGAGGTCGACGCCGGGCTGGGTGGTCTGGACCGGTCGATGCGGGCCCTGCTCGGCGTCTAG
- a CDS encoding methylenetetrahydrofolate reductase: MRNKSTARELRRLLESSRYEVLPTASIEDKILESLPRGHTLTVTASPGKGMDATLDLAERLVGHGYQAVPHLAARMISGRAELTEIVDRLRAIGIDSVFVPAGDADPAGDYAGSLDLLQDLTAMGSPFHHVGVTGYPESHPTIADDVTVQAMWDKRHHATTLVSNLCFDPQVVRTWVQRVRSRGAVMPLLIGMPGPVERTKLLAMATKIGVSESTRFLAKNKSVFARIAMPGGFSPEKFLERIAPTTQEPASHVEGLHLFTFNQVAETEAWRQELLARLGATAHSA, from the coding sequence ATGCGCAACAAATCCACGGCACGCGAGCTGCGCAGGCTGCTCGAGAGCTCTCGCTACGAGGTCCTGCCCACGGCGTCCATCGAGGACAAGATCCTCGAGTCCCTCCCGCGCGGGCACACCCTGACCGTCACGGCCTCCCCCGGCAAGGGCATGGATGCGACGCTGGACCTGGCCGAGCGGCTCGTCGGCCACGGCTACCAGGCCGTCCCACACCTCGCGGCGCGGATGATCAGCGGTCGCGCCGAGCTCACCGAGATCGTGGACCGCCTCCGCGCGATCGGCATCGACAGCGTCTTCGTCCCGGCCGGCGACGCCGACCCGGCCGGCGACTACGCGGGATCGCTCGACCTGCTGCAGGACCTGACCGCGATGGGCAGCCCGTTCCATCACGTCGGGGTGACCGGCTATCCCGAGTCGCACCCGACGATCGCCGACGACGTCACCGTGCAGGCGATGTGGGACAAGCGGCACCACGCCACCACCTTGGTGAGCAACCTGTGCTTCGACCCCCAGGTCGTCCGTACCTGGGTGCAGCGCGTGCGCTCCCGCGGCGCCGTCATGCCACTGCTGATCGGGATGCCGGGACCTGTCGAGCGCACGAAGCTGCTGGCGATGGCCACCAAGATCGGCGTCAGCGAGTCGACCCGCTTCCTGGCCAAGAACAAGTCGGTGTTCGCCCGGATCGCGATGCCGGGCGGTTTCAGCCCCGAGAAGTTCCTCGAGCGCATCGCACCGACGACGCAGGAGCCCGCGTCCCACGTCGAGGGGCTGCACCTGTTCACGTTCAACCAGGTCGCCGAGACCGAGGCGTGGCGCCAGGAGCTGCTGGCCCGGCTCGGCGCGACCGCGCACTCGGCCTAG
- a CDS encoding GAF and ANTAR domain-containing protein, producing MFNDPAGDPFSRIARELTTEPGPTATYESATATAVAVVEGCDHAGITLVRKGRRIQTVAPTDDTASRADLLQQEVGEGPSRQSIGEHETVHADDLLVDDRWPQWSKQAADGLGIRSVLALQLFVGPREIGSLSLYSRTPGAFTPVQRATAQVLASHVAMAVAGAQEQQALESALVTRTIIGQAEGMLMQRLGITADQAFAALVRLSQARNRKLHLVAGDIVENGLRPDLLA from the coding sequence ATGTTCAACGATCCGGCCGGGGACCCATTCTCCCGCATCGCTCGGGAGCTCACCACCGAGCCGGGCCCCACCGCCACCTACGAGAGCGCGACCGCGACCGCCGTGGCCGTGGTCGAGGGCTGTGACCATGCCGGCATCACGCTGGTGAGGAAGGGGCGGCGCATCCAGACGGTCGCGCCGACCGACGACACGGCGTCCCGTGCGGACCTGCTCCAGCAGGAGGTCGGCGAGGGACCGAGCCGGCAGAGCATCGGCGAGCACGAGACCGTCCACGCCGACGACCTGCTGGTCGACGACAGGTGGCCGCAGTGGTCCAAGCAGGCCGCGGACGGCCTCGGCATCCGGAGCGTCCTGGCCCTGCAGCTGTTCGTCGGGCCCCGCGAGATCGGCAGCCTCAGCCTCTACTCGCGGACCCCGGGTGCGTTCACCCCCGTCCAGCGCGCGACCGCCCAGGTGTTGGCCTCCCACGTCGCCATGGCGGTCGCCGGCGCCCAGGAGCAGCAGGCACTGGAGTCCGCCCTCGTCACCCGGACGATCATCGGACAGGCCGAGGGCATGCTCATGCAGCGGCTCGGGATCACGGCCGACCAGGCGTTCGCCGCGCTCGTCCGCCTGTCCCAGGCTCGCAACCGCAAGCTCCACCTCGTGGCCGGAGACATCGTCGAGAACGGGCTGCGGCCGGACCTGCTCGCCTGA
- a CDS encoding aldo/keto reductase produces the protein METRTLGRTGRDVSVVGLGTWQLGADWGDVDHDEALAVLDGAVGSGVTFFDTADVYGDGRSEQLIGEYLRSQAAADIFVATKMGRRAEQDPKNFTLDAFRAWTERSRRNLGVDTLDLVQLHCPPSAVFSDDQVFDDLDTLVAENVIAAYGVSVETVEEALIAIRRPHVASVQIIFNAFRLKPLDEVLPAARAAGVGIIARVPLASGLLSGRYTADTTFAADDHRTYNRTGDAFDVGETFSGVDFETGVKAAREFADLVPEGVEPAQAAIAWILAQDGVTAAIPGARNVQQARGNAAAAGVVLPADFDAGVRDIYDRLLRDAVHPRW, from the coding sequence ATGGAGACACGCACACTCGGCCGCACGGGACGGGACGTCTCGGTCGTCGGGCTCGGCACCTGGCAGCTGGGCGCCGACTGGGGAGACGTCGACCACGACGAGGCGCTCGCGGTCCTCGACGGAGCGGTCGGGAGCGGGGTCACCTTCTTCGACACCGCGGACGTGTACGGCGACGGGCGCAGCGAGCAGCTCATCGGGGAGTACCTGCGCTCGCAGGCCGCAGCGGACATCTTCGTGGCCACGAAGATGGGTCGTCGCGCCGAGCAGGACCCGAAGAACTTCACGCTGGACGCGTTCCGGGCCTGGACCGAGCGCTCACGTCGCAACCTCGGCGTCGACACCCTCGATCTCGTGCAGCTGCACTGCCCGCCCAGCGCGGTGTTCTCCGACGACCAGGTCTTCGACGACCTGGACACGCTGGTCGCGGAGAACGTCATCGCGGCGTACGGCGTGAGCGTGGAGACCGTGGAGGAGGCACTCATCGCGATCCGCCGCCCACATGTGGCCTCGGTCCAGATCATCTTCAACGCGTTCCGGCTCAAGCCGCTGGACGAGGTGCTGCCCGCTGCGCGCGCCGCTGGTGTCGGGATCATCGCCCGCGTGCCGCTGGCGTCCGGCCTGCTGTCGGGGCGCTACACGGCCGACACCACCTTCGCCGCCGACGACCATCGCACGTACAACCGCACGGGCGACGCGTTCGACGTCGGCGAGACGTTCTCCGGTGTCGACTTCGAGACGGGCGTGAAGGCGGCCCGCGAGTTCGCGGACCTCGTGCCCGAGGGGGTCGAGCCGGCCCAGGCGGCCATCGCGTGGATCCTCGCCCAGGACGGCGTGACGGCAGCCATCCCCGGTGCCCGCAACGTCCAGCAGGCGCGCGGCAACGCCGCGGCGGCCGGGGTCGTGCTGCCGGCCGACTTCGACGCCGGCGTCCGTGACATCTACGACCGCCTGCTGCGCGACGCGGTGCACCCGCGCTGGTAG